The Wigglesworthia glossinidia endosymbiont of Glossina morsitans morsitans (Yale colony) genome has a window encoding:
- the mfd gene encoding transcription-repair coupling factor — translation MNKKINDFFYNSKKKFEILLKVGDFVVHFEHGIGKYIGTKLIKTGDIENEYLMIKYLKNDILYVPLTSMHLINKYLPCHLNTENITLHKLGSDTWKKTRKKTIYKIKDLAAELLDNISERLSKKGFEFRNNIFKYQEFCRDCNFELTYDQQKAIDAVLYDMQKNTIMNRLICGDVGFGKTEIAMRAAFVAVENKKQVALLTPTTLLAQQHFKNFSLRFKKWPIKIAMLSRFLNIREQKNVLNLILKGNFHIVIGTHRILQKDVIWHDLGLLIIDEEHRFGVSQKECINVLRSGIDILALTATPIPRTLNMALNSLRDLSIISTPPKHRLAIKTFIYEYNKSIIKKAIEKELSRKGQIYYLHNNIQTINKKLELLKKLIPIARIEILHSKMCKKSLKRIMKNFQKNNFDVLVCTTIIETGIDIANANTIIIECADQFGLAQLNQLRGRVGRSFRQAYAYFLISPKCSLKENSKKRLEAISKIDTLGSGFSLAINDLEIRGSGELLGSKQSGQINSIGISLYHELLYNAVNAIKSGKEISLENIKNNFTEVDLNVPAFLPESYISDVSTRLNFYKKIFSSNIEKIHIIKNQLLHNFGTIPEFALNLIEIAKIRKQSYLLGIKKINLNSQGGTIEFHEKNTINYKKLITILQNSKIYSFKTSTKLKINFYTNSYLERINYVKNFLISIS, via the coding sequence ATGAACAAAAAAATAAATGATTTTTTTTATAACTCCAAAAAAAAATTCGAAATACTTTTAAAGGTAGGAGATTTTGTTGTTCATTTTGAACATGGCATTGGTAAATACATAGGAACTAAACTAATAAAAACAGGAGATATAGAAAATGAATATTTAATGATTAAATATTTAAAAAATGATATTTTATACGTCCCGCTTACATCTATGCATTTAATAAATAAATATCTTCCATGTCATTTAAATACAGAAAATATTACTTTACACAAACTTGGATCGGATACATGGAAAAAAACTAGAAAAAAAACAATATATAAAATTAAAGATTTAGCAGCTGAATTATTAGATAATATATCAGAACGATTATCTAAAAAAGGATTTGAGTTTAGAAATAATATTTTTAAATACCAAGAATTTTGTCGTGATTGTAATTTTGAACTTACGTATGATCAACAAAAAGCTATTGATGCAGTTTTGTATGATATGCAAAAAAATACGATTATGAATCGTTTAATATGCGGCGATGTAGGTTTTGGAAAAACAGAAATTGCTATGCGCGCTGCTTTTGTAGCTGTAGAAAACAAAAAACAAGTAGCTTTACTTACTCCAACAACGTTATTGGCACAACAACATTTTAAAAATTTTAGTTTAAGATTCAAAAAATGGCCAATAAAAATTGCAATGTTATCACGTTTTTTAAATATTCGAGAACAAAAGAATGTTCTAAATTTAATTTTAAAAGGTAATTTTCATATTGTAATTGGTACACATCGTATATTACAGAAAGATGTTATTTGGCATGACTTGGGATTATTGATTATTGATGAAGAACATCGATTTGGTGTGTCTCAAAAAGAATGCATTAATGTATTACGTTCAGGCATCGATATTTTAGCACTAACAGCTACTCCTATCCCGAGAACTTTAAATATGGCTTTGAATAGTTTGAGAGATTTGTCAATTATCTCTACACCTCCAAAACATCGACTTGCAATAAAAACATTTATTTACGAATATAATAAATCAATAATTAAAAAAGCTATCGAAAAAGAATTATCTAGAAAAGGACAAATATATTACTTACATAACAATATTCAAACGATTAATAAAAAATTAGAACTTTTAAAAAAATTAATACCTATAGCGCGTATTGAAATTTTACATTCAAAGATGTGTAAAAAATCGCTTAAAAGAATTATGAAAAATTTTCAAAAAAATAATTTTGACGTATTAGTATGTACTACAATCATTGAAACTGGAATTGATATAGCAAATGCTAATACCATTATTATTGAATGCGCCGATCAATTTGGTCTTGCCCAGTTAAATCAATTACGCGGAAGAGTAGGAAGGTCATTTCGTCAAGCATATGCATATTTTTTGATATCTCCAAAATGTTCTTTGAAAGAAAATTCTAAAAAAAGATTAGAGGCAATTTCTAAAATAGATACTTTAGGATCAGGATTTTCACTAGCAATAAATGATTTAGAAATTAGAGGTTCCGGAGAATTGTTAGGATCTAAACAAAGTGGTCAAATAAATTCTATAGGAATTTCATTATATCATGAATTATTATATAATGCCGTAAATGCAATAAAATCTGGTAAAGAAATTTCTTTAGAAAATATCAAAAATAATTTTACAGAAGTAGATTTAAATGTTCCAGCTTTTTTACCAGAATCTTATATTTCAGACGTATCAACACGTTTAAATTTTTATAAAAAAATTTTTAGTAGTAATATTGAAAAAATTCATATTATAAAAAATCAATTGTTGCATAATTTTGGTACTATTCCAGAATTTGCATTAAATTTAATCGAAATTGCGAAAATTAGAAAACAGTCTTATTTGTTAGGAATCAAAAAAATTAATTTGAATTCTCAAGGAGGTACGATCGAATTTCATGAAAAAAATACTATAAATTATAAAAAATTAATAACAATATTGCAGAATTCTAAAATTTATAGTTTTAAAACGAGCACAAAGTTAAAAATAAATTTTTATACAAATAGTTATCTAGAAAGAATAAATTATGTAAAAAATTTTTTAATTTCTATATCTTGA
- a CDS encoding FtsX-like permease family protein, with product MVFYIKKISKFFLDLLPLSLKIALNFQIGWKKEKITAFISNMLIIGITLNIIISILSISIINGFEHALKNKILNIVPHLEISFLSKFSIKNWKFLKTKILNFPDVIAISPYLNFVGLIENKIAFHVLYIHAIDTQYETKFQKNVKYFYKDQSNILLQLDKINNSIIIGAGIAKKFNLKIGDKLSIFPANINKKNNFVFPQSLNFKIVNIIKFNSQLDHDFAIISLFHAQKLLNRTNEIDGVNIKVKNMFKLNNVIKEFFLINNPNFFQINTWMLKYGYIYQDIQTVRAIIYLCVFLVSVIFSSSIISMLTAIMKRKIFDVAILFSLGAKNRLIYSVFLWYGGIYIIFGSFWGILIGLFISHYFNVIIKKIENLFNVQFLSSNIYFVDSIPIQIVAFDIFLIILFIFILFMISSIYSIFKMMRKSSNKFILS from the coding sequence ATGGTATTTTATATAAAAAAGATTTCTAAATTTTTTTTAGATTTACTCCCATTGTCATTAAAAATTGCACTAAATTTTCAAATAGGTTGGAAAAAAGAAAAAATAACTGCTTTTATTTCAAATATGTTAATCATCGGAATTACATTAAACATTATTATTAGTATTTTATCGATTAGTATAATTAACGGTTTTGAACATGCACTAAAAAATAAAATTTTAAATATAGTACCGCACTTAGAAATTAGTTTTTTAAGCAAATTTTCTATAAAAAATTGGAAATTTTTAAAAACGAAAATTTTAAACTTCCCTGACGTTATAGCAATTTCTCCATATTTAAATTTTGTTGGATTAATTGAAAATAAAATCGCATTCCATGTCCTATATATTCATGCTATTGATACTCAATATGAAACAAAATTTCAAAAAAATGTAAAATATTTTTATAAAGATCAATCAAACATCTTATTACAGCTAGATAAAATAAATAATTCTATTATCATCGGAGCAGGAATAGCAAAAAAATTTAATTTAAAAATAGGAGATAAATTATCAATTTTTCCTGCTAATATAAATAAAAAAAATAATTTTGTTTTTCCTCAATCACTTAATTTTAAAATAGTTAACATAATAAAATTTAATAGTCAATTAGATCATGACTTTGCTATTATCTCGTTATTTCATGCTCAAAAATTACTTAATAGAACAAATGAAATTGACGGTGTTAACATTAAAGTAAAAAACATGTTTAAGTTAAATAATGTAATAAAAGAATTTTTTTTAATCAATAATCCAAATTTTTTTCAAATTAATACTTGGATGTTAAAATACGGTTATATATATCAAGATATACAGACAGTTCGTGCAATTATATATTTATGTGTATTTTTAGTTTCTGTTATTTTTTCTTCTAGTATAATCTCTATGTTAACTGCAATTATGAAAAGAAAAATTTTTGATGTTGCTATTTTATTTTCTTTAGGAGCTAAAAATAGACTAATTTATAGTGTATTTTTATGGTATGGGGGAATATATATTATTTTTGGTAGTTTTTGGGGAATTTTAATAGGTTTGTTTATATCGCATTATTTTAATGTAATTATAAAAAAAATTGAAAATTTATTCAATGTTCAATTTTTATCTTCAAATATATATTTCGTAGATTCTATACCAATTCAAATTGTTGCTTTTGATATATTTTTGATTATATTATTTATTTTTATATTATTTATGATATCTAGCATATATTCTATATTCAAAATGATGCGTAAAAGTTCTAATAAATTTATATTATCTTAA
- a CDS encoding NAD(P)/FAD-dependent oxidoreductase, giving the protein MLQKIIIVGGGAGGLELATKLGNKLGKKKLASIILVDFNYIHVWKPLLHKVAVGSLNEGNNCTSYIAHAKNHYFKFCLGKMIGINRIKKTIILNELINQDGTIIVPKRELNYDILVIAIGSKSNHFAVPGVKKYCNFIDDIFQAKKFYKKMFNLFLKISMNNNLLTEEYNIAIVGGGATGVELSAELCNAVDELHRYGFQGLKKNVLHVTLIETGPRILPALPTRISHRVHLELKKIGVKIFNNTTIVKCNETSLLTKNGEKIKSELMVWSAGVKAQKFQEKYFDLETNHIHQILVKDTLQTTLDEKIFAIGDCASCLLKNGIYVPPRAQAAHQMATCTYFNILSLIKNKKLKSYIYKDYGSLISLSKFKTIGNFMDHITNNSILIEGMIAKLAYLLLYRMHQISLHGSIKTGFMILSTGIERIIQPRFKLH; this is encoded by the coding sequence ATGTTACAAAAAATTATTATAGTTGGCGGAGGAGCTGGCGGTTTAGAATTAGCTACAAAATTAGGAAATAAATTAGGAAAAAAAAAATTAGCCAGTATTATTTTAGTCGATTTTAATTACATTCATGTATGGAAACCTTTATTGCATAAAGTTGCCGTAGGCTCTTTAAATGAAGGCAATAACTGTACTAGCTATATCGCACACGCTAAAAATCATTATTTTAAATTTTGTTTAGGAAAAATGATTGGAATTAATCGTATTAAAAAAACAATTATACTTAATGAATTAATCAATCAAGATGGAACAATTATTGTTCCTAAAAGAGAATTGAACTATGATATTTTAGTAATTGCAATTGGTAGCAAATCAAATCATTTTGCAGTACCTGGAGTAAAAAAATACTGTAATTTTATTGATGATATTTTTCAAGCTAAAAAATTTTATAAAAAGATGTTTAATTTATTTTTAAAAATTTCTATGAACAACAATCTTCTTACAGAAGAGTATAATATTGCAATTGTCGGGGGAGGAGCAACTGGAGTAGAATTATCGGCAGAGTTATGTAATGCAGTCGATGAATTGCATCGATACGGCTTTCAAGGTTTAAAAAAAAACGTTCTTCATGTAACATTAATTGAAACAGGACCTAGAATTTTACCTGCTTTACCAACTAGAATTTCTCATAGAGTACATTTAGAATTAAAAAAAATTGGTGTAAAAATTTTTAATAATACTACAATTGTAAAATGCAACGAAACTAGTTTGCTTACTAAAAATGGAGAAAAGATTAAATCTGAACTTATGGTATGGTCGGCTGGAGTTAAAGCACAAAAATTCCAAGAAAAATATTTTGATTTAGAAACAAATCATATTCATCAAATATTAGTTAAAGATACATTGCAAACTACTTTAGACGAAAAAATATTTGCAATAGGTGACTGTGCATCTTGTTTATTAAAAAATGGCATCTATGTACCTCCGAGAGCTCAAGCAGCACATCAAATGGCAACATGTACTTATTTTAATATTTTATCATTAATAAAAAATAAAAAATTAAAAAGCTATATCTATAAGGATTATGGATCACTTATATCGTTATCTAAATTTAAAACAATAGGAAATTTTATGGATCATATAACTAATAATTCAATTTTAATTGAAGGCATGATTGCAAAATTAGCGTATCTTTTATTATATCGTATGCATCAAATTTCTTTACATGGATCTATAAAAACAGGATTTATGATACTTTCTACAGGAATTGAACGCATTATTCAACCTCGTTTTAAATTACATTGA
- a CDS encoding FtsX-like permease family protein — MYQPAFLYIGIRYILKNAFNQYNKLSSWISLVGITIGIFTLILVTSIMNGFEKNLAQHILKYIPHAILKNENNINFNKNLVLSNNKECSNIRNFSSFISTNVIIQSEYGLINGTISNIESIEKNLSLLNINNKVINRLIPGQYKIIIGYELSKILNVHINDRIRLIFPEKSNFTIVGLIPTQRIFTVFDIFYTNSEMDKNQLFIHSKELKKVMRYPEKHIDGWRLWLQDPLKINTNSIKSCFISHYSYQDWRDYKSEIFRALKMEKNVTLVFLSLIAIISICNVCIALSVEITYKKQEIAIFKTQGCKKYEIFLIFILYGIINGVLGIFFGNITGIICAYYLNNILSALDIFNKIFLPVKIQAINIIYIDLIFIIFVILSTLYPSYYAMKIQPAKTLKYE; from the coding sequence ATGTATCAACCAGCTTTCTTGTATATTGGAATAAGATATATCTTAAAAAATGCATTCAATCAATACAATAAATTATCTTCTTGGATATCATTAGTCGGTATAACAATAGGAATATTTACATTAATATTAGTTACTTCTATTATGAATGGATTTGAAAAAAATTTAGCACAACACATACTAAAATATATTCCACATGCAATTTTGAAGAACGAAAATAATATAAATTTTAATAAAAATTTGGTTTTATCGAATAATAAAGAATGTTCAAATATTCGAAATTTTTCTTCATTTATTTCGACTAACGTTATTATTCAAAGTGAATACGGACTAATTAACGGAACAATTTCTAATATAGAATCCATAGAAAAAAATTTATCTTTATTAAATATTAATAATAAAGTTATTAATCGTTTAATACCGGGACAATATAAAATTATTATAGGTTACGAACTTTCTAAAATTCTTAATGTTCATATTAATGATCGAATACGATTAATTTTTCCAGAAAAAAGTAATTTTACAATTGTTGGTTTAATACCTACACAAAGAATTTTTACTGTATTTGATATATTTTATACTAATAGTGAAATGGATAAAAATCAATTATTTATCCATTCAAAAGAACTTAAAAAAGTTATGCGTTATCCTGAAAAACATATTGATGGATGGCGATTATGGCTACAAGATCCATTAAAAATTAATACGAATAGTATAAAATCTTGTTTTATCAGTCATTATTCATATCAAGATTGGCGTGATTATAAATCAGAAATTTTTCGTGCATTAAAAATGGAAAAAAATGTTACTTTAGTATTTTTAAGTTTAATTGCTATTATATCTATATGTAACGTTTGCATTGCACTTTCAGTAGAAATTACTTATAAAAAACAAGAAATTGCTATTTTTAAAACACAAGGTTGTAAAAAATATGAAATATTTTTAATCTTTATATTGTATGGTATAATTAATGGAGTATTAGGTATTTTTTTTGGAAATATAACAGGCATAATATGTGCTTATTATTTAAATAATATTTTATCAGCATTAGATATATTTAATAAAATTTTTTTACCAGTAAAAATTCAAGCAATTAATATTATTTATATAGACCTTATTTTTATTATTTTTGTTATTTTATCTACTTTGTACCCTTCTTATTATGCTATGAAAATTCAACCTGCAAAAACTTTAAAATATGAATAA
- the lolD gene encoding lipoprotein-releasing ABC transporter ATP-binding protein LolD, whose protein sequence is MNKIPILSCVNVTKIYKNKLIILNNINLSIQRSETIAIVGRSGSGKSTLLYILSGLDNPTKGDVFFEGKSIYRLSSSQSADLRNKSFGFIYQFHHLLPDFNVLENVLMPALIGKFNIKNAKKSAYEILEQLGLQKRVHYKPHELSGGEKQRVAIARALINNPKIIFADEPTGNLDQISAKKFFALLNTINLYKSTTFLVVTHCLNFSKKLKKVLEIKNGILYKKDF, encoded by the coding sequence ATGAATAAAATACCAATTTTAAGTTGTGTAAATGTTACTAAAATATACAAAAATAAACTTATAATACTTAACAATATAAACTTATCTATTCAAAGATCAGAAACAATCGCTATTGTTGGTCGATCAGGATCAGGAAAAAGTACGTTATTATACATATTAAGTGGATTAGACAATCCTACAAAAGGAGATGTTTTTTTTGAAGGCAAATCAATATATCGTTTATCTTCTTCACAAAGCGCTGATTTAAGAAATAAAAGTTTTGGATTTATTTATCAATTTCATCATTTGCTTCCAGATTTTAATGTTTTAGAAAATGTTTTAATGCCTGCTTTAATAGGGAAATTTAACATTAAAAATGCAAAAAAATCTGCATACGAAATTTTAGAACAATTAGGTTTACAAAAACGTGTGCATTATAAACCACATGAACTTTCTGGAGGAGAAAAACAAAGAGTAGCTATTGCAAGAGCTTTAATTAACAATCCAAAAATAATTTTTGCAGATGAACCTACTGGAAATTTAGATCAAATTTCTGCAAAAAAATTTTTTGCTTTATTAAATACTATAAATTTATATAAAAGTACTACTTTTTTGGTTGTTACACATTGTTTGAATTTTTCAAAAAAATTAAAAAAAGTGTTAGAGATAAAAAATGGTATTTTATATAAAAAAGATTTCTAA
- the mnmA gene encoding tRNA 2-thiouridine(34) synthase MnmA produces MKKKVVIGISGGVDSSVSAWLLKKNGYHVEGVFMKNWEENNCKSYCSIKQDLQDAQCLCEQIGINLTVLNFSKQYWDKVFKIFLKEYQLGKTPNPDILCNKEIKFKVFLNFAFEEMQADYIATGHYARRVDFRGKSYLFSGIDMNKDQSYFLHQIKHQEISKCLFPVGNFIKLQVRHIASQLNLITANKKDSTGICFIGKRNFKKFIKNYLLASPGIITSIKNKKIGYHPGLIYYTIGQRKGININSTYNTCADPWYVADKDVKKNSLIVVQGRNHLALLSVSIIVIYPHWIDQMPLNSELKCTIKTRYRQENTGCLIKKPKSKKYLKVIFDQPIFAVTPGQSAVFYLKNRCLGGGIIHSRTLLHDLLNKSK; encoded by the coding sequence ATGAAAAAAAAAGTAGTAATTGGTATTTCAGGAGGAGTAGATTCGTCTGTATCTGCATGGTTATTAAAAAAAAATGGTTATCATGTAGAAGGTGTATTCATGAAAAATTGGGAAGAAAATAATTGTAAAAGTTATTGTTCTATTAAACAGGATTTGCAAGATGCACAGTGTTTATGTGAGCAAATAGGAATTAATTTGACTGTATTAAATTTTTCAAAACAATACTGGGATAAAGTTTTTAAAATATTTCTTAAAGAATATCAACTAGGTAAGACTCCGAATCCAGACATACTATGTAACAAAGAAATTAAATTCAAAGTTTTTTTAAATTTTGCATTCGAAGAAATGCAAGCAGATTATATTGCAACTGGTCATTACGCAAGACGTGTGGATTTTCGAGGAAAAAGTTATTTATTTTCTGGAATAGATATGAATAAAGATCAAAGTTATTTTTTGCATCAAATTAAACATCAAGAAATTTCTAAATGTCTTTTCCCTGTAGGAAATTTCATTAAATTACAAGTAAGACATATTGCTTCTCAACTAAATTTAATTACTGCTAATAAGAAAGATTCAACAGGTATTTGTTTTATAGGAAAACGAAATTTTAAAAAATTTATTAAAAATTATTTGCTTGCAAGCCCAGGTATAATTACTTCTATAAAAAATAAAAAAATAGGATATCATCCTGGTTTGATATATTACACAATAGGCCAGAGAAAAGGGATAAATATAAATAGCACATATAATACATGTGCAGATCCATGGTACGTAGCAGATAAAGATGTAAAAAAAAATAGCTTAATTGTTGTTCAAGGTAGAAATCATCTTGCATTACTTTCAGTGAGCATAATTGTTATTTACCCGCATTGGATTGATCAAATGCCATTAAACAGTGAACTTAAATGCACAATAAAAACTAGATATCGTCAAGAAAATACAGGTTGTTTGATTAAAAAACCAAAATCAAAAAAATATTTGAAAGTTATTTTTGATCAACCTATATTTGCAGTGACTCCAGGTCAATCTGCAGTTTTTTATTTGAAAAATCGCTGTTTAGGAGGCGGCATAATACATAGCAGAACGTTACTACACGATTTATTAAATAAATCAAAATAA
- the purB gene encoding adenylosuccinate lyase has protein sequence MHISSLTAISPIEGRYYNYTVPLRSIFSEFALLKFRLKIEIKWFESLAECDEILELQPLNNIEKRFIKNIISNFSFKDAERIKEIEFKTKHDIKSLEYFLKEKFSLLISLKEKSEFIHFACTSEDINNLAYGLILSRARKKFILPIWKKIVRTIYLFSMKYDSISILSRTHGQPATPSTFGKEMLNFYYRMTQQYQKLKKIKILGKFNGTVGNYNAHNIAYPNFDWVNFSKKFISNFDIVPNVFTTQIEPHDYIVEILNCISHFNSILIGFNQDIWTYVSRNYFKKKFHVNEIGSSVMPHKVNPIDFENSEGNLELSNAILNFLSKKLPISRLQRDLTDSTILRNIGVAISYSFIAYQKMLYGFSKLEINTSKIKNDLNNHWEVLSEPIQILMRRNKIKNSYELVKNFFKKHEINEINIKLFIKTLNISETDKKILQNITPDKYIGLSTQLIRQFKKYIK, from the coding sequence ATGCATATTTCTTCACTAACTGCAATTTCTCCTATTGAAGGTAGATATTATAATTATACGGTTCCTTTACGATCTATATTTAGCGAATTTGCACTTTTAAAATTTCGATTAAAAATAGAAATTAAATGGTTTGAATCACTTGCTGAATGCGATGAAATATTAGAATTACAACCTTTAAATAATATAGAAAAAAGATTTATAAAAAATATTATAAGCAATTTTAGTTTTAAAGATGCTGAACGTATTAAAGAAATTGAATTTAAAACAAAACATGACATTAAATCTTTAGAATATTTTTTAAAAGAAAAATTTTCTTTATTAATCAGTTTAAAAGAAAAATCAGAATTTATACACTTTGCTTGTACATCTGAAGATATTAATAATCTCGCCTATGGATTAATTTTATCCCGTGCTAGGAAAAAATTTATTTTGCCAATTTGGAAGAAAATTGTTCGTACTATTTACTTATTTTCAATGAAATATGATTCTATCTCAATACTATCGCGTACTCATGGGCAACCGGCTACTCCGTCTACATTTGGAAAAGAAATGTTAAATTTTTATTATAGAATGACTCAACAGTACCAAAAACTTAAAAAAATCAAAATTCTTGGAAAATTCAATGGTACAGTAGGAAATTATAATGCTCATAATATTGCTTATCCAAACTTCGATTGGGTTAATTTTAGCAAAAAATTTATTTCTAATTTTGATATTGTACCTAATGTGTTTACGACTCAAATTGAACCACATGATTATATTGTAGAAATTTTAAATTGCATATCTCATTTTAATAGCATTTTAATTGGTTTTAATCAAGATATTTGGACATACGTTTCAAGAAACTATTTTAAAAAAAAATTTCATGTTAACGAAATTGGCTCTTCTGTTATGCCACATAAAGTAAATCCTATTGATTTTGAAAACTCAGAAGGTAATTTAGAACTTTCTAATGCTATTTTAAACTTTTTATCTAAGAAACTTCCAATTTCAAGATTACAAAGAGATTTAACAGATTCTACTATATTAAGAAACATAGGAGTTGCTATAAGCTATTCATTTATTGCTTACCAAAAAATGTTATATGGTTTTTCAAAATTAGAAATAAATACTTCAAAAATAAAGAACGATTTAAATAACCACTGGGAAGTTTTATCAGAACCTATACAAATTTTAATGCGTCGTAATAAAATAAAAAACTCTTATGAATTAGTAAAAAATTTTTTTAAAAAACACGAAATAAACGAAATTAATATTAAATTATTTATTAAAACATTAAATATTTCTGAAACAGATAAAAAGATTTTGCAAAATATTACTCCTGATAAGTACATTGGATTGTCGACGCAGCTTATACGTCAATTTAAAAAATATATTAAATAA
- the htpX gene encoding protease HtpX, whose amino-acid sequence MMRIILFILTNLSVMIIFGIILSITGIKSSSILGLMIMSGLFGFGGSIVSLLLSKTMAIHAVNAQIIKNASNETEKWLLNTIRLQANQMSIGIPDIAIYEAADINAFATGAKKNSALIAVSTGLLNNMDRKEAEAVIAHEISHIANGDMITMTLLQGIVNTFVIFLSRIIARLILNISSANRDEEDTYAYDNSWMYICISMVLELIFGILASTITLWFSRKREFYADAGSARLVGKKNMIAALKRIQTTCEPKVGKEILAFCIHGKSSLNEIFMSHPPIEKRIHALVMEHYINK is encoded by the coding sequence ATGATGCGTATTATTCTTTTTATATTAACTAATTTATCAGTTATGATAATATTTGGAATTATATTATCTATTACTGGTATTAAATCCTCTAGTATATTAGGGCTAATGATTATGTCGGGTCTCTTCGGATTCGGAGGATCAATAGTATCTTTATTATTATCAAAAACTATGGCTATACACGCGGTAAACGCTCAAATTATTAAAAATGCTTCTAATGAAACTGAAAAATGGTTATTAAATACGATACGCTTACAAGCAAATCAGATGTCTATTGGCATTCCAGATATAGCTATATACGAAGCTGCCGATATTAATGCATTTGCTACAGGAGCAAAAAAAAATTCTGCATTAATCGCGGTTAGTACCGGATTATTAAATAATATGGATCGTAAAGAAGCGGAAGCTGTAATAGCGCATGAAATTAGTCATATCGCAAATGGGGATATGATTACAATGACATTGTTACAAGGTATAGTGAATACGTTTGTAATATTTTTATCTCGTATTATTGCTCGATTAATATTAAATATTTCTTCTGCAAATAGAGATGAAGAAGATACTTATGCGTATGATAATTCTTGGATGTATATATGTATATCTATGGTATTAGAATTAATTTTCGGTATTTTAGCAAGCACAATTACATTATGGTTTTCTAGAAAAAGAGAGTTTTATGCAGATGCAGGATCTGCTAGATTAGTAGGCAAAAAAAATATGATTGCAGCTTTAAAAAGAATACAAACAACTTGTGAACCAAAAGTTGGTAAAGAAATTTTAGCATTTTGTATTCATGGAAAAAGTTCTTTAAATGAAATTTTCATGTCTCATCCTCCTATAGAAAAACGTATACATGCATTAGTAATGGAACATTACATTAATAAATAA